The sequence TTCTTGATGTTAAGAACCTACCTTTCACTGGTGGTAGCCCGCTTAGACGGAGAGCTTGTTCGAGATCTCGTTGCGGGCCAAGGTAAAGCGTTTCTCTGGGGCATTGTAAAGGTATGTCTGCGAGATCTTGACTTTAGGTATCATGCAGTAATTTTTCTAACTCATATTAATCTTTACAGTGGTGTGGACTGGGCACATTTGCCTCGTATACCAATGCTATGATCAAATTCCTCGAATCTAAAGTATCTATTGCGTTCCGAACTCGACTTACTCGATATATCCACGACATATACTTGAACGAAAAtctaaactactataaactATCCAACTTAGACGGAGGCGTAGGGCAAGGAGCTGATCAGTTCATCACTCAAGATTTAACTCTGTTTTGCGCCTCAGCGGCCAACCTCTATTCATCACTGGGCAAGCCCTTTGTAGACATCTGCGTCTTTAGCTTCCAGCTTTACCGGTCCTTGGGACCTTTGGCCTGGATAGGCCTAATGAGCAACTACTTTTTGACCGCAAGCATTTTGCGGAAGCTATCGCCGCCATTCGGCAAGCTGAAGGCGGTTGAGGGccgaaaagaaggagatttcCGCAGCCTGCACGCCCGCCTGATAGCCAATGCGGAAGAAGTAGCGTTTTATGGCGGTGCGGAAATGGAGAAGACGTTCCTCAACAAGGAGTACAAGTCACTCAAGAGCTGGATGGAAGGCATCTATATGCTCAAGATCCGCTACAACATCCTAGAAGACTTTATTTTGAAGTACAGCTGGAGCGCTTACGGCTACcttctcgcttctttgcCGGTCTTCCTGCCAGCCTGGGGAGGAGTTGGTGGCGCGGCTGAGATGGCCGAGGGCGGCGAAAAAGGCGGCAGAGAGCGAAATCGCATGAAGAGCTTCATTACGAACAAGCGACTGATGCTCTCGCTCGCTGATGCCGGCGGTCGAATGATGTACTCCATCAAGGACCTTGCCGAATTGGCTGGATATACCAGCCGTGTCTATACACTCATCTCCACGCTTCACCGGGTGCATGCTAATGCTTACTACCTTCGGAGTGGGCAAAGTGAGCTCTACTCCTTGTCTGATGTTCAGGGTACAATCCAGAAGGGCTTTGATGGTGTTCGCTTTGAGCAAGTGCCAGTCGTTGCCCCTGGACTCTGGCCCCAGGGCGGAGAAGAGTTGCTCGAGTCCCTATCTATGATTGTTCGAAGAGGCGAGCATCTTTTGGTATGTATAACTGGCTCTAACGGGTCTCCTTTCTATTATCCCTCTTATATCCCTTGCCCTTTTTGAACCGTAGCTAACGAGCTCTTCTTGTGTATCTAGATCTCTGGTCCTAATGGCGTTGGAAAGTCTGCCATTTCTAGGATACTAGCTGGCCTGTGGCCCGTTTACCGCGGCCTGGTCAGCCGACCGAAGAGCATaggtgaagatggcatcATGTTCCTGCCCCAGCGGCCATACCTTAGCCCTGGAACTCTTCGCGATCAAGTTATCTACCCTGATGGCCACGTGGATATGCGTGAAAAGCGCAAATCGGAGAATGATCTACAGAAGATCCTTGAAGCGGCCCGCCTTGGCTACCTCGCCGATCGTGAGGGCGGCTGGGACACTCGCAAGGAGTGGAAGGATGTGCTCAGCGGTGGCGAGAAGCAGAGGATGCAGTTTGCACGTCTTTTGTACCACGAGCCACAATATGCTATCATCGACGAGGGAACGAGTGCTGTCTCAAGTGACGTTGAGGGTCTGCTGTACGAAACGTGCAAAGAGAGGGGCATCAGTAAGTAGCTCCCTGTGGGTGACAATTGGAAACGAATGCTAACGATATATGTAGCCTTGATTACCATCTCAACGCGAGCCTCTCTGAAGAAGTATCACACTTACAATCTGCAGCTCGGCGTCGGTGACGATGCTGACTCTTGGGAGTTTGAGCGCATCGGTACAGAGCGCGAGAAGATGCAGGTCGAGAAGGAAGTGCAGGATCTACGTGAGCGCCTTGCGCAAGTAgacgagctgaagaagaggcgagaagagattgagaaggaACTCAACGCGGTGTGGACAGAGAAGGGTGATCTTCTCGATGCACCATCGTATATTGGCATCGACGAAGCTCCAGTTTCAAGCGAGGAGTCTATCGAGGCCTAAGAAGTCACGCCGGCCGTCTTTTCTGCAAGGGAGGACGATGATGTTGCTGTATGAGTGACATGCATGGATGATCTAGAAGTGCTAATTTCGCATTGGTGGAGATTATAGGGGATTTATCCTTTGGCCTTTTTGTTTAATTTATACCTGGCGCCGCCTGTTTATGTACTATTTTATCCTTCTTTGCCCTAACTAGAGCCGAACGACAGGAGCATACAAAGTTACTACGGAATAGTAGTAGTTATATGTATATTTAGCCACGGCCAAGCTCCCCCGTGGATGTACCCATCTTATTTGGAATGGGGCTGTCCTGAGACATGGAACGCTCTATGAGACACTTGGTGTGAGCGAAGTGGTGATATACCATGTTGGATTTAGCTATCTGGAGTGCCTGTACATGTTATTTCGACTTTATCGGCCtgagttatatatatatatatatatatatatatataccctaCTAGTAGGCCTTGGCCTAGGAGGTTTAATCAATTTCACAACTAATGGAGTTGGTATCGTATTCTATAAACCGCGAATACCTAGGTAGCCACGAATGTATATCACACAATAGGCTGCAACAACGTTCCTCACCACAATCCTTCCCCCAATAGCACTATATGATGagaatactactactacttagCAAAACATGCACGTCTGAGACAAGACAGCTCCCATATGCTTCCGCTTTCAGCCCGTCATTACTAGCGCATTCAATGGCTCCGGTGGGATCGAACTCACCATTGGCTGCTCGACCAACGGCGCGAGAAAGCTGAATgaaagctttctttttcggcCCTCCCTGCATATGCAATCTCAGTATACCGAACCCGCTGTCATCTTAAGCAGTCGTGGTGCTAAATAGTGATAGCAATAGTCGAAAAGGAAACCCCCTATAAAAAGACATACATGGCAGATGAAATGACGGTACGGAGTGGTATAGGGGCTTGTCATGTGAATACACTGAGCTGTATTACCTCGCTTCATGTTGGTGTGTAAGTGTGTAAGTACTAATATTGCCTGCATGGATTGCTCAGCCAGCCTCAATTCCAATTTCATCTGCGGGGGATTCGCTCGCCCTGCATTACGCTGGAGTCTGTGGTGATCTTTGAggtagtttataggcttGACCATCATATATGTTTAAGAGGAAATAATGAGGCGAGGTCGCTTCGCATGGCGGCTGATCTGGGCGGGCTACCCGCAATGGTAGAATGTCTCAGCCGAGAAGACAGATTACGCCATTCCATTACAGGAGGTATATAATAGGGGCCGTggaatactttttttttctctttctttgttgttgACATTTGAATTTTaccctttttaatttttcttatGTTGTAGCGCTTTGTTTCTGTCCCATGTTTTGTGTTCCTCTGTTTTTTGATACTGGGGATGAGAAGAGAACCATCACAACTCTGATACCCAAGTTTAGAGAAAAGCTTTGAGCACCGACCATTAACCTCATATCGGTCTTGATTAatccctgttttttttttcttttttttttttttttttttacgatTTCAAAAGTTATGGCGCATTCAACCAAGATTCATACTCGGGCTGGATCGCGGGCATCGCTCGTCTCAGTCGGGCAGATGCCTGTCATCAAAGAAGACAGCAACATCATCACACCGGCGCCAGCAATGCTCCGCATACCTGCAAAGAATCCCCACCGAAGTCTGGGACCACAACCTCACGGGGTAATCATACCGTATCTGACGGGCTTTCAGGATCTGCCTCCAAAAACACTGGCCTCGACGGAGGGTAAGGCTGAAGgcgatgatggagatgaaaaGACTGTTGTTGGACGGATGACGCCTCCGCCTATAGCAACGTTGAGAAAGAGGCGATGGAATGGAGAGGAGTGGACGCCGAGCGATTCACAGCGAAAATGCCACTTGGTAATAGTGTCATCGGTGATCTTGGTGATTATTGCCGGCATTGCTACTGGACTCACACTGGGCCTTACGAAAACGTGAGTTTGCACACGTCAATTAGATGTCAGTACTTTTGGATGATGGTATGTGTACGCTGTATATATTGAGTACATAGCGGGTGCTCTCAgcagaggggaaaaaatggCTGATACTAAGATGCCGCAGACCGGTCATGGGCAGCCCCTACAGCAATCAAGATGCCTTTTATCCAGACCTACCAATTGGCGGCTTCGTAGTAGATACGGCTCTCTACGGTTCATCATCCGCATGTACTTCTAATCCAAATGCCTGGCGGTGCCTCTCTTCCAAAGAAAGCCGAGTACCCCGTTTTTACTGGACCATCACCGAGGTGGATTCGAATTATCAAATCTCCTCTGCCGACGACCCCATCGCTTCGTCTCTTACAGATATCCCTCTAACAGTTCTTGACGAgggtgaggaagaggaacggTTTGTCTTGTCTTATAAATTCAACACGACTGTTGAGCTGGCAATTACGGCGACAAACCGTGCTGCGAAGTGCGTTTACTCCGATATGATTTTTCAAGCCACGCTTTGGACGAAACGGGAGATGCAACAGCCATCCAGGACGACCAAAAAGCGCGATGATTATGTGAAGTGGCCGGGACTGGTGGAGATTATGGAAATCAAGAATGCTACGCTGGGAGGGGCACCAGAGTGTGTTGATTCTAAGGGTGACAAGATCGCCGATGTGCAAAGTGACGCGCGAGCTTGTGAGTGTATATATAGGACAAAGGGATGGATATAATGATGCTTTCAGGATTGGAAGAGACGTTAGTGTGAATAGATATTGCGTGTATATTGTATGCTAAGCACAGGAACCATATTTCGAAGCCTCCATCACAACTCCCTCATTTATCTGTCTCACTACTCATCATCCACCATACATAATAACAAGGCCGTCTCCCTGCTCAGCATCATACTCAGCTAAATTCTCCTACATATCCAAATCCATTTGGGATTCTATTTCTTCTGGAATCACTTCCATTGGAATAAAATCCCTATTATCAACTGGCATCATGGTGGTATAGCATTGTAACTGTGAAGCTTCCTTGTCTACACTCTCGTAATAAGTCGGATCGGATCTTTTTGTAAAGCAGAAACCGCCGTTGCTCTGCGGTAGGTTTAATCTGTCTGGAGACATCGTGGCATACTTGGCAAGGCACTTGCCATCACGCACATCAACCTCCAGAATATTCGGTATGCGTCTGGGCGCCATGGTCATAATGGGCCATGCCCAGTTTAGGCGCGTAGGACTACCACTAATTGGCTGGGATATGATATCGTCGGGTGCAGTTGTGTTGGCATACCTTGGCGATTTAATTGACAGCttcttcgtcctcttcgATGTCCACCTAGCCCTAGTTGGGCTTCTTAATGGCAAGAATGATGACAAAGACGTCAAATTGTGTTTAGTTTCCTTTGATCCTCGTAGAGGCACTCCTCCatctgatgacgatgatgacgatgctgaTGCCATACCAGTCCTCTGTGTCCCTCGTAGAAGAACCCCTCCATCTATTGAAGATGTCGACGTGATAGAAGCCAGATTGCATGCCTCATCTGGACGCACTCCGCCGCCTAAACTCTCTACACTTTCTGATAATGAGTTAGACGCTAAATCGTGCTTAGCTCTTTTTGTCTCACGTAGAATTACTCCACCGTCTGAGTCGCTATCAGAAAACCATGAAGAAGACCGCTTCCTCTGATTTCCGCCCGAAGGAATTGAGTCAGTCGATAGCAAACCTGCTGATGGATCCAATGCCGTCGCATGTACGTCTGTAGAAAGCCCTGGCCTTCTGAGAAGCGTTGGGAACGACTCTTCTGATGAAGCACTCAATAGCGATCGTCTACTTTTGCGTCGGAGAGCAGCTACGTGTGTAATGAGAGGATTCCCGATTTCATCGTACGGTGACGCAGGAGGCGGTGACTGCCTGTCGGAATTTCCTGTATAAGAACCTGCAAAAGAGGGCCGTGCAAAAGGATCTGACCGATATTCACGCTGACCGCGATCAGCGGGATAATTTCTCTGACTTCCTGAAGCCTCAACCGAAATTGTCGAGGTCTGTGAGTCTGATAATGGGACCgaaggctggctggctggatttGTCCGTGTAAGTGCCCAAAAGGCATCCCAAAAGGAGCGCGTGTCACCGTCGCTTTCTTTGAAGCCGTGATGTTTGCGTTCACATACATTCCTCAAGAGATAGCTTAGCTGAGGACGGTCCTGTGGTTTCTCGAACTGGCATTGCGCAATTTGGTCGAGAAGCTCGGGCTCGATATAGCTATATTCTGGCTTGCTCAGACGCCAGGCATACGATTCGCCCAAGCATCGTTCATCCCCAGCCTCATATATCATTGTCGTCATTGGATGCGCTGACCAGCTTTGTGTTATGACAGACTCCATCTTGTTGATCTTAATTAGCGTAATCATCCACGGCAAACTAGAtcgaacaaagaaaaggggaaaaataACTCACAATTTTGCCAATGGTGAAGACATTCGTCCAAGTGCCATATCGCCCTGCAACTTCATTCTTTTCTGGTCCAAATGTGTCACCGGTGTATTGTAATACTGATCCTGGACTACTTAGATCGACCTTGTCCCAATCTTCGGAAATGGTTTCCTAACAAATTGTGAGCCATTTCTAACAAAAGCTAGTTTAAGCATCCATACAAAACTTACCGGAGGAGTTCGATTATTTTTGGGGCACCTTCTGGCTTTCCAGTAATCGTAATGATCCCAGCGATCCCAACACTCTCTCATCTTATGACTATAATGCCCGAAATCGTGAAACTAGTGTACGCCAGTGTCAGCTCCTTTTAGTCGGCATTAGATATCTCTCAAACTCACCTTAAGTATGGGATGGTGTGAGTGGTGACCATCTTCAGCAATGAGAACTATTCATCTGTTTGTTAGCGTATTTCTAgttatagagagagagagagagagagagaaagagagcaaaaaaggAGAGGTCAGTTACTATTTTGCTCTTCTAGGTCAAAATGCACATCATGGCTATCAATCAATGTACTGAGTCTCAATAGCTCATTAATATTTTGCGGATTATCCAGCGAATTTAATACCATGTCAAGACTATTAGGACTCCATCGTTTGACTGATTCCGGCTGAAGCGCGACTGATACAACACCTTTCACCACTGTGAATGTTCCGTTAGTTTATTCCTTTCCACTTCAAATTTATCCTTCCTTGATTCAGAAGATACGCTAATGGGAATATGAAGAAACTTACAGCATTCCCAAATCTCCCATAATACCTTATTCGAAAAACGGACTCCAAAATACGAGGCCTTGGACATTATGTCAAAAAGGCACCCATGCTCTGCATACTCCAAGACAAGAATATCGAGGTCCTTCTGATAAAATCTTACTCCCCTGTTTATTATGTGGCCTCTGTTGATTCTGCGTCTAACATTGTCAGCAATCTCTTGCAAATCTAGGCTCTGGGTGATATGAGAAGCTCCTCTATATCTAAGGTGCCAGTCTAGCTCCCCCTCAAATGTGCCGTTCGCACGGATAGGTATCTTAATGACAACCTTCATACTGCTTTGATCATCGAATATGGCGTTCCAGAGAGTAGCCATGCCAAAGCCGCCTTGGCCGAGGACTTTAACCCATTCAAGCCTGAAGCCATCCCAGTTTAAGAGTTCAATATGCTCTCCGACGAGGTTTGGCTGATCTGTATCATTACTATGAGACTCAGAATAGTCGTCAGCAAAGGGGCATTCGAATGATTGGTCTTGTGGCATAGATGGAGAATCATAGGGAAGTCCGAGTTCATCGCAGTCCTCTGGAAGGATTCTGCTCGTATTGTCAAGTGCCACAGATCTGTCACCGCGAATCAGGGCAGATTGAATAGCTAGGAAATTTTTGGCAGGTATAGCAGAATCGGGTCTTACCGCTCTGCGGCGCACGTTTAGATGGGGTAGCGGTGATGACATGTTGGCTGTGACTAGGACGGCGAAAGATCGATTGTAGGATACGCAGCCATGGTTCAATGTTCCATCCTCACCCTTGCGATGCATGTCGGCAGCTATATAATATGTGTGAGTGGCATGCATAACAAACAACCGATTGCGTAATTGTTCAACAAAGGGGCGTTCGATAAAAATAGATATATTCATATTGACGTTCTCGTACTTGGCCAGGCGCAGCGTCCTCGCTTCATGTTTCTTTTCGGTTTCCTTTGAAGGCATCGAGTTGTTTATTGTTTACTGTTCAAATCGAGTACTTTCATCCAACAAGgattcctttccttcttctttttcttccttcttttttttccggcCTCTTTTCCCCTGGATGATGATACCGTCCCAGGTCAAGTAGACAAGAAACCCCGCCGTTGAACAACCCCTCAAAGAGGCTACAAGCAACCGCAATAGATTCCTTGTGTCTCCACCGAATGGTTTCGGAACGCGTCGTCACCATAAgcaggatgacgaggagttAACGGTCTTAGAacaaaagataaaagatagaCAGAAAAATCGCAAATACCCGCGGTAGTATAGCCTGGTCTCGACACGATGTCATCTTATCCCTCACCTTCAGACCCATGGCCCATCATGAATCAAGTCCATCAGAGGCCCAAGCGTTCGACGAACTAGACGTTCTTATTAGATGTGTCCCTCTTGTTAGTGGATAATAAGCTCCATAGAGGCGTCGGAAGCCACTGAGCGGCAACCAACCGGAGCAATTAGCCGCATCCTGGACTGCGGAGCATCATGGCATTTAGGCTAAATTGCCATGGGTTCCTCAGCCTGATCACCCGGATATCGACGACCTTTTTCGAGAATTCCAGGTGAATGTAGGAGTTTCCGCAGCGCTCGATAATAATGTCCTTTTGCCCGCCGTACCCACAAAATGACATTTTCGGTGATGTAAGAAGAAGTgacgagaagagaaaggaggaCTTGTGCAGAAAAAAGCGTCATTATTTCGAGCTAGTTGACAGGCCTAATCGTCATATACTAGTCCCTGTCAGCCACCAACTGCAAACTTGAGAGGCAGTTAAACGCACTAATAGGAGACGAGATATGATCGGGACCCTTAACTCTACTGTTCCCAACAGGTGTTTAGCACCGCCACAAGCCCCCAActtggtgaagaagagaaccATCCGGGCCGGTTAGATCTGCTAGTTGCTACCCGCCCTCATGCATATAGGCGGCAAAACTCCCATTATTCACTAGGCGCTGGGCTGGGTCCGACGGTTTATT comes from Trichoderma asperellum chromosome 3, complete sequence and encodes:
- a CDS encoding uncharacterized protein (TransMembrane:3 (o37-54i165-183o203-221i)); this translates as MAAQSNLRRTAAEDALAEFLEKWTGILGKRLRSTSRTTRTLATLSLAMSIILGAEGSRRWWKKRRHEHEQGRKLVRTNSWLHNKDGSRTIYVPYKDGTSKVVINTTKPLTFEAHRRLFLNPPRVSGLGDGTVPSAQTKPGLNLAFLHQFLSLMSIMIPRWSSKEAGLLLSHGVFLMLRTYLSLVVARLDGELVRDLVAGQGKAFLWGIVKWCGLGTFASYTNAMIKFLESKVSIAFRTRLTRYIHDIYLNENLNYYKLSNLDGGVGQGADQFITQDLTLFCASAANLYSSLGKPFVDICVFSFQLYRSLGPLAWIGLMSNYFLTASILRKLSPPFGKLKAVEGRKEGDFRSLHARLIANAEEVAFYGGAEMEKTFLNKEYKSLKSWMEGIYMLKIRYNILEDFILKYSWSAYGYLLASLPVFLPAWGGVGGAAEMAEGGEKGGRERNRMKSFITNKRLMLSLADAGGRMMYSIKDLAELAGYTSRVYTLISTLHRVHANAYYLRSGQSELYSLSDVQGTIQKGFDGVRFEQVPVVAPGLWPQGGEELLESLSMIVRRGEHLLISGPNGVGKSAISRILAGLWPVYRGLVSRPKSIGEDGIMFLPQRPYLSPGTLRDQVIYPDGHVDMREKRKSENDLQKILEAARLGYLADREGGWDTRKEWKDVLSGGEKQRMQFARLLYHEPQYAIIDEGTSAVSSDVEGLLYETCKERGITLITISTRASLKKYHTYNLQLGVGDDADSWEFERIGTEREKMQVEKEVQDLRERLAQVDELKKRREEIEKELNAVWTEKGDLLDAPSYIGIDEAPVSSEESIEA
- a CDS encoding uncharacterized protein (EggNog:ENOG41~TransMembrane:1 (i124-146o)), with the protein product MAHSTKIHTRAGSRASLVSVGQMPVIKEDSNIITPAPAMLRIPAKNPHRSLGPQPHGVIIPYLTGFQDLPPKTLASTEGKAEGDDGDEKTVVGRMTPPPIATLRKRRWNGEEWTPSDSQRKCHLVIVSSVILVIIAGIATGLTLGLTKT
- a CDS encoding uncharacterized protein (EggNog:ENOG41), with the translated sequence MPSKETEKKHEARTLRLAKYENVNMNISIFIERPFVEQLRNRLFVMHATHTYYIAADMHRKGEDGTLNHGCVSYNRSFAVLVTANMSSPLPHLNVRRRAVRPDSAIPAKNFLAIQSALIRGDRSVALDNTSRILPEDCDELGLPYDSPSMPQDQSFECPFADDYSESHSNDTDQPNLVGEHIELLNWDGFRLEWVKVLGQGGFGMATLWNAIFDDQSSMKVVIKIPIRANGTFEGELDWHLRYRGASHITQSLDLQEIADNVRRRINRGHIINRGVRFYQKDLDILVLEYAEHGCLFDIMSKASYFGVRFSNKVLWEIWECLVKGVVSVALQPESVKRWSPNSLDMVLNSLDNPQNINELLRLSTLIDSHDVHFDLEEQNILIAEDGHHSHHPILKFHDFGHYSHKMRECWDRWDHYDYWKARRCPKNNRTPPETISEDWDKVDLSSPGSVLQYTGDTFGPEKNEVAGRYGTWTNVFTIGKIMESVITQSWSAHPMTTMIYEAGDERCLGESYAWRLSKPEYSYIEPELLDQIAQCQFEKPQDRPQLSYLLRNVCERKHHGFKESDGDTRSFWDAFWALTRTNPASQPSVPLSDSQTSTISVEASGSQRNYPADRGQREYRSDPFARPSFAGSYTGNSDRQSPPPASPYDEIGNPLITHVAALRRKSRRSLLSASSEESFPTLLRRPGLSTDVHATALDPSAGLLSTDSIPSGGNQRKRSSSWFSDSDSDGGVILRETKRAKHDLASNSLSESVESLGGGVRPDEACNLASITSTSSIDGGVLLRGTQRTGMASASSSSSSDGGVPLRGSKETKHNLTSLSSFLPLRSPTRARWTSKRTKKLSIKSPRYANTTAPDDIISQPISGSPTRLNWAWPIMTMAPRRIPNILEVDVRDGKCLAKYATMSPDRLNLPQSNGGFCFTKRSDPTYYESVDKEASQLQCYTTMMPVDNRDFIPMEVIPEEIESQMDLDM
- a CDS encoding uncharacterized protein (EggNog:ENOG41), translating into MATLWNAIFDDQSSMKVVIKIPIRANGTFEGELDWHLRYRGASHITQSLDLQEIADNVRRRINRGHIINRGVRFYQKDLDILVLEYAEHGCLFDIMSKASYFGVRFSNKVLWEIWECLVKGVVSVALQPESVKRWSPNSLDMVLNSLDNPQNINELLRLSTLIDSHDVHFDLEEQNILIAEDGHHSHHPILKFHDFGHYSHKMRECWDRWDHYDYWKARRCPKNNRTPPETISEDWDKVDLSSPGSVLQYTGDTFGPEKNEVAGRYGTWTNVFTIGKIMESVITQSWSAHPMTTMIYEAGDERCLGESYAWRLSKPEYSYIEPELLDQIAQCQFEKPQDRPQLSYLLRNVCERKHHGFKESDGDTRSFWDAFWALTRTNPASQPSVPLSDSQTSTISVEASGSQRNYPADRGQREYRSDPFARPSFAGSYTGNSDRQSPPPASPYDEIGNPLITHVAALRRKSRRSLLSASSEESFPTLLRRPGLSTDVHATALDPSAGLLSTDSIPSGGNQRKRSSSWFSDSDSDGGVILRETKRAKHDLASNSLSESVESLGGGVRPDEACNLASITSTSSIDGGVLLRGTQRTGMASASSSSSSDGGVPLRGSKETKHNLTSLSSFLPLRSPTRARWTSKRTKKLSIKSPRYANTTAPDDIISQPISGSPTRLNWAWPIMTMAPRRIPNILEVDVRDGKCLAKYATMSPDRLNLPQSNGGFCFTKRSDPTYYESVDKEASQLQCYTTMMPVDNRDFIPMEVIPEEIESQMDLDM
- a CDS encoding uncharacterized protein (EggNog:ENOG41), yielding MGSPYSNQDAFYPDLPIGGFVVDTALYGSSSACTSNPNAWRCLSSKESRVPRFYWTITEVDSNYQISSADDPIASSLTDIPLTVLDEGEEEERFVLSYKFNTTVELAITATNRAAKCVYSDMIFQATLWTKREMQQPSRTTKKRDDYVKWPGLVEIMEIKNATLGGAPECVDSKGDKIADVQSDARACECIYRTKGWI